The following are from one region of the Stigmatella ashevillena genome:
- a CDS encoding galactose-binding domain-containing protein, whose product MNPIPHLSQCARSAWIRWACAYASAMLVGLMAFAPAAAQAQTNLAKGKTVVTSSNDGIFTGPSAVDGDAGTRWSSGFTDNEWIYVDLGASTTISRVTLNWETAFGKSYKIQVSANATSWTDVATVTNGDGGIDDLTVSGTGRYVRMLGVQRAIGYGYSLWEFEVYASGGGGSTGDLAKGKPATASSIENNDPILGPTYAFDGNAGTRWASVAADPQWIRVDLGSSQQIGQVVLDWEGAYGKTYTIDGSNDDVNWTTLASISSGAPGREEINVSGTARYVRMRGTERGTGYGYSLWSFEVYKSGGTTPPPQTGNQTIKLTFPDVAYAKINVSPTPLTVSPTPPEGLATPSVVNKGVFTYSLTFPANTTVTMSKNQYSGSVPNTDIRLVVTTSSGTQRAQSVTALAVQDAQWQVEVFSTGTTPPPSGGPIIPDPYVRPAPPPTTGAFALSAPAEGAMITNTRRPTLSWAAVTGASSYKVYVNITRNDYDWMAAGSLLNRFTEVGTATGTSFTLNQDLVDRWTYKWYVVAQLSGGSTSRSNLRTFSVYLPKVETAADGVNLINGMRDLNKNGVIDPYEDWHNTPATRVNDLMGRLTLHEKALQLFFNAMEFPGAGFTMGPLSTEDITKFQVTASQTRLGIPIVDAGDSIHGFKTSWPTQPGLAASRNIQNAWEMGDMQRREQIAVGSRGTLSPLAEVGTKVLYPRIQEGSGEDADLAAGLTRALIAGLQGGPEINPHSVWVTTKHWPGQGAGGEGGIVYDGTTIHYHMRPWHAAIEAGTAGIMPGYAGSSLLGPEGGGAGDNVGILNYLRQNLGYTGIICTDWLPDSAWINAAKAGSDVMGGANPGQMGNFETAVPIARLDEAVRRVLDLKFRMGVFEDPYRDGAAGTSAWHTADNKFLARRAAQESLTLLKNDGALPLRLAAGSRIVIAGPRADDTACMVTWRSDFHGTEFGDPTIYQALKARAEAAGITVYKDAAPAGVTPNAAIVVVGESYFTHGTEWDKEKPYLPGDPIGPAHDAKWGNQYGVITGFKAQGIPTTTVLILPRPYILTNVVPQTNALLAVYRPGDMGGYAIADLLFGDVLPRGQLPWQLPRSMSQIGTDVPNNQLEKWDIPFDLGATEAQRTTIRQKIAAGEHILPIYGDPLFQYGAGIQGFGLTDASPPAAFTLQTPANGTTITGTRPPFAWTASSDAQTGIQKYELFIDGILIPSATTKGTSAAVPGLALANGNHTWYVKAYNWANGATTSATYSFTLNDTTAPAAFSALVPAAGATDSANPTQFIWEQTTDVGAGVSKYVLIVDNVDRTPAITGTAYTGTTTNLALGKNASATSTEFGSPNDAVDGNPATRWSSINTGASPDTATFTVDLGGIYSIKRVVLTWEAAYGSKYVIEASLDGTNWKALYTENAGNGATDDLTGLSGVGRYVRMRGVQRATTFGYSFWEFQVYGVGTEQTSISGLANGTHTWRVRAVDGANNTTLSNGPLSFTK is encoded by the coding sequence ATGAATCCAATCCCTCATCTCTCCCAATGCGCACGCAGCGCTTGGATCCGGTGGGCGTGTGCATATGCGAGCGCGATGCTCGTGGGCCTGATGGCGTTCGCGCCAGCGGCCGCGCAAGCCCAAACCAATCTCGCCAAGGGCAAGACCGTCGTCACGTCTTCGAATGATGGCATCTTCACAGGACCCTCCGCCGTCGATGGTGACGCGGGGACCCGGTGGAGCAGCGGTTTCACCGACAATGAATGGATTTACGTGGACCTGGGCGCGTCCACCACCATCAGCCGGGTGACGCTCAACTGGGAGACGGCCTTCGGCAAGAGCTACAAGATTCAGGTCTCCGCCAATGCGACGTCCTGGACGGATGTGGCCACCGTCACCAATGGGGATGGCGGCATTGATGACCTGACCGTGTCCGGCACCGGCCGCTACGTGCGCATGCTCGGCGTGCAGCGCGCCATCGGCTACGGCTACTCGCTGTGGGAGTTCGAGGTCTATGCCAGCGGCGGTGGCGGGAGCACCGGAGACTTGGCCAAGGGCAAGCCCGCCACGGCCTCGAGCATCGAGAACAACGATCCCATCCTCGGCCCCACCTACGCGTTCGACGGCAACGCGGGCACCCGCTGGGCCTCCGTCGCGGCCGATCCCCAGTGGATCCGCGTGGACCTGGGCTCGTCTCAGCAGATTGGCCAGGTGGTGCTCGATTGGGAGGGCGCCTATGGCAAGACGTACACCATTGACGGTTCCAACGATGACGTGAACTGGACCACGCTCGCCTCCATCTCCAGTGGGGCGCCGGGCCGTGAGGAGATCAACGTCTCGGGCACCGCGCGCTATGTGCGCATGCGCGGCACGGAGCGCGGCACGGGCTATGGCTACTCGCTCTGGTCGTTCGAGGTCTACAAGTCTGGTGGCACCACGCCCCCGCCGCAGACGGGCAACCAGACCATCAAGCTGACGTTCCCGGACGTGGCCTACGCGAAGATCAACGTCTCGCCCACGCCGCTCACCGTCTCGCCTACGCCCCCCGAGGGTCTGGCGACGCCGTCCGTCGTGAACAAGGGCGTCTTCACCTACTCGCTCACCTTCCCGGCCAACACCACGGTGACGATGTCCAAGAACCAGTACTCGGGCTCCGTCCCCAACACCGACATCCGGTTGGTGGTCACCACCTCCTCGGGCACCCAGCGCGCGCAGAGCGTGACGGCGCTCGCCGTGCAGGATGCGCAGTGGCAGGTGGAGGTGTTCTCCACGGGCACCACGCCGCCTCCTTCCGGTGGCCCGATCATCCCCGATCCGTACGTGCGGCCGGCCCCGCCGCCCACCACGGGCGCGTTCGCGCTGAGCGCTCCGGCCGAGGGCGCGATGATCACCAACACCCGCCGCCCCACCCTCTCGTGGGCCGCCGTCACCGGCGCCTCCAGCTACAAGGTCTACGTCAACATCACGCGCAATGACTACGACTGGATGGCCGCGGGCAGCCTGCTCAACCGCTTCACCGAGGTGGGCACCGCCACCGGCACCTCCTTCACCCTCAACCAGGACCTGGTCGATCGGTGGACGTACAAGTGGTACGTCGTGGCCCAGCTGTCGGGCGGGAGCACCAGCCGCTCCAACCTGCGCACCTTCAGCGTCTACCTGCCCAAGGTCGAGACCGCCGCCGACGGCGTCAACCTGATCAACGGCATGCGCGACCTGAACAAGAACGGTGTCATCGATCCGTACGAGGACTGGCACAACACTCCCGCCACGCGCGTCAACGATCTGATGGGTCGGCTGACGTTGCACGAGAAGGCGCTGCAGTTGTTCTTCAACGCCATGGAGTTCCCCGGTGCGGGCTTCACCATGGGCCCGCTGTCCACGGAGGACATCACCAAATTCCAGGTGACGGCCTCGCAGACGCGCCTGGGCATCCCGATTGTCGACGCGGGTGACTCCATCCACGGCTTCAAGACGAGCTGGCCCACGCAGCCGGGCCTGGCCGCCTCGCGCAACATCCAGAACGCCTGGGAAATGGGTGACATGCAGCGGCGCGAGCAGATCGCCGTGGGCAGCCGCGGCACCCTGTCGCCGCTCGCCGAGGTGGGCACCAAGGTGCTCTACCCCCGCATCCAGGAAGGCAGTGGCGAGGACGCCGATCTGGCCGCGGGCCTCACGCGCGCCCTCATCGCCGGTCTGCAGGGCGGCCCCGAGATCAACCCCCACTCCGTGTGGGTCACCACCAAGCACTGGCCGGGCCAGGGCGCCGGTGGCGAGGGCGGCATCGTCTACGACGGCACCACCATTCACTACCACATGCGTCCGTGGCACGCCGCCATCGAGGCCGGCACGGCCGGCATCATGCCCGGCTACGCCGGCAGCTCGCTGCTGGGGCCCGAGGGCGGAGGCGCGGGTGACAACGTGGGCATCCTCAACTACCTGCGTCAGAACCTGGGCTACACCGGCATCATCTGCACGGACTGGCTGCCCGACAGCGCCTGGATCAACGCCGCCAAGGCCGGCTCCGACGTGATGGGCGGCGCCAACCCGGGTCAGATGGGCAACTTCGAGACGGCGGTTCCCATCGCCCGCCTCGATGAGGCCGTCCGCCGCGTCCTGGATCTGAAGTTCCGCATGGGCGTGTTCGAGGACCCGTACCGCGATGGCGCCGCGGGCACCTCGGCCTGGCACACCGCCGACAACAAGTTCCTGGCCCGCCGCGCGGCCCAGGAGTCGCTGACGCTGCTCAAGAACGATGGGGCCCTGCCGCTGCGTCTGGCTGCGGGCTCGCGGATCGTCATCGCCGGTCCCCGCGCCGATGACACGGCCTGCATGGTCACCTGGCGTTCGGACTTCCACGGCACCGAGTTCGGGGACCCGACCATCTACCAGGCCCTCAAGGCGCGCGCCGAGGCCGCGGGCATCACCGTCTACAAGGATGCGGCGCCGGCGGGAGTCACCCCCAACGCCGCCATCGTGGTGGTGGGTGAGAGCTACTTCACCCACGGCACCGAGTGGGACAAGGAGAAGCCCTACCTGCCGGGCGATCCAATTGGCCCCGCGCACGACGCGAAGTGGGGCAATCAGTACGGTGTCATCACCGGCTTCAAGGCGCAGGGCATCCCGACGACGACGGTGCTCATCCTGCCGCGGCCCTACATCCTGACCAACGTGGTGCCGCAGACCAACGCGCTGCTGGCGGTCTACCGTCCGGGCGACATGGGTGGCTATGCGATCGCCGACCTGCTGTTCGGCGACGTGTTGCCGCGGGGCCAGCTGCCTTGGCAGCTGCCGCGCTCCATGAGCCAGATCGGCACCGACGTGCCGAACAACCAGCTGGAGAAGTGGGACATCCCGTTCGACCTGGGCGCCACCGAGGCCCAGCGCACCACCATCCGTCAGAAGATCGCCGCCGGTGAGCACATCCTGCCCATCTACGGCGACCCGCTCTTCCAGTACGGCGCGGGCATCCAGGGCTTCGGGTTGACCGACGCCAGCCCTCCCGCGGCGTTCACCCTCCAGACGCCCGCCAACGGCACCACCATCACCGGCACGCGGCCTCCGTTTGCGTGGACGGCGAGCAGCGACGCGCAGACGGGCATCCAGAAGTACGAGCTCTTCATCGACGGCATCCTCATCCCCTCGGCGACGACCAAGGGGACGAGCGCGGCCGTGCCGGGCCTGGCGCTCGCCAATGGCAACCACACCTGGTACGTGAAGGCATACAACTGGGCCAACGGTGCCACCACCTCGGCCACGTATTCCTTCACGCTGAACGACACCACGGCGCCCGCGGCCTTCTCCGCGCTCGTCCCAGCAGCGGGAGCCACGGACTCGGCCAACCCCACGCAGTTCATCTGGGAGCAGACCACCGACGTGGGCGCAGGCGTCTCCAAGTACGTGCTCATCGTGGACAACGTGGACCGCACGCCGGCTATCACCGGCACGGCCTACACGGGCACCACCACCAACCTGGCGCTCGGCAAGAACGCCTCGGCCACCTCGACCGAGTTCGGCAGCCCGAATGACGCGGTCGATGGAAACCCGGCCACGCGCTGGTCCAGCATCAACACCGGTGCCAGCCCGGACACCGCCACCTTCACCGTGGACTTGGGCGGCATCTATTCCATCAAGCGCGTGGTGCTCACCTGGGAGGCCGCCTACGGTAGCAAGTACGTCATCGAGGCTTCGCTGGATGGCACCAACTGGAAGGCCCTCTACACGGAGAACGCCGGCAACGGGGCCACGGATGACCTGACCGGCTTGAGCGGCGTGGGCCGGTACGTGCGGATGCGCGGTGTGCAGCGCGCCACCACGTTTGGGTATTCGTTCTGGGAGTTCCAGGTGTACGGTGTGGGCACGGAGCAGACCTCGATCAGCGGTCTGGCCAACGGCACTCACACCTGGCGGGTGCGCGCGGTGGATGGCGCGAACAACACCACCTTGTCGAACGGGCCGCTCTCCTTTACGAAGTAG
- a CDS encoding VOC family protein, with product MTAPCPFVSYDLRTTDVDAAQAFYTGLLGWRVQREGESRVFHAGEQRVGELLALPERARAQGAPAHWLGHMGVQDMDAAVNRVLALGGQRLGPPLEPTQGQRTAVLKDPQGAVFAVSTGRGRASIEAVAWHELNTTDREHAWTTYSELFGWRATGALNLGPEVGTYQMFTWDGAGRDVGGMVNTARFPSIHTHWLFYLTVEDLDAAIAKVRSSGGQALNGPMEVPGGDRIVQCEDPQGAAFALRQPAASAQSIERQS from the coding sequence ATGACAGCTCCCTGCCCCTTCGTTTCATACGATCTGAGAACCACGGATGTGGACGCGGCCCAGGCGTTCTACACAGGCCTTCTGGGGTGGCGGGTTCAGCGGGAGGGAGAATCCCGGGTGTTCCATGCGGGCGAGCAGCGCGTGGGCGAGCTCCTGGCCCTGCCGGAGCGGGCCCGGGCCCAGGGCGCCCCGGCGCACTGGCTCGGCCATATGGGTGTCCAGGACATGGATGCGGCGGTGAACCGTGTCCTGGCGCTCGGAGGCCAGAGGCTGGGCCCCCCGCTGGAGCCCACGCAGGGGCAACGCACCGCTGTCCTCAAGGATCCGCAGGGGGCGGTCTTCGCGGTGAGCACCGGCAGGGGTCGCGCGAGCATTGAAGCGGTCGCGTGGCATGAGCTCAACACGACCGACCGTGAGCACGCGTGGACCACCTACTCGGAGCTGTTTGGCTGGCGGGCCACCGGGGCGCTGAATTTGGGACCCGAGGTGGGGACGTATCAGATGTTTACCTGGGACGGGGCTGGGCGAGACGTGGGGGGCATGGTCAACACGGCACGCTTCCCTTCCATCCACACCCATTGGCTCTTCTACCTGACGGTGGAGGACCTCGATGCCGCGATCGCGAAGGTGCGGTCTTCCGGTGGCCAAGCGCTGAATGGACCGATGGAAGTCCCAGGGGGCGACCGCATCGTTCAGTGCGAGGATCCACAAGGCGCGGCCTTTGCCCTGCGCCAACCCGCTGCCTCTGCCCAATCAATAGAACGCCAGTCTTAG
- a CDS encoding lectin OAA family protein, whose translation MSLYQVQNQWGGQSAAWNPGGLWAIGSRSNQSVLALNLKSTDGGKNLTGTMTYSGEGPIGVQAAQSGTNSYTVQNQWGGSSAAWQPGGQWLLGDRPNQSVVAIDITSTDGGKTLTGTITYAGEGPIGFKADQSAGGLYSVQNQWGGASAAWQQGGAWAIGARQNQGVVAIKATSTDGGKTLTGTMTYSGEGAIGFKATLSGDNTYAVQNQWGGPSAPWQPGGQWILGARKGQGVVAIDVTSNDGGKTLSGTMTYAGEGPIGFRGNLN comes from the coding sequence ATGTCGCTTTATCAGGTGCAGAACCAGTGGGGCGGTCAGTCCGCGGCTTGGAATCCGGGAGGGCTGTGGGCCATTGGCAGCCGCTCCAACCAGAGCGTTCTCGCCCTCAATCTGAAGTCCACGGATGGAGGCAAGAACCTGACGGGGACCATGACCTATTCGGGAGAGGGTCCCATTGGCGTCCAGGCAGCCCAGTCTGGCACCAACAGCTACACCGTGCAGAATCAGTGGGGGGGCTCCTCCGCTGCCTGGCAACCGGGTGGGCAGTGGCTCCTCGGCGACCGGCCCAATCAGAGCGTTGTCGCCATCGACATCACCTCCACCGATGGGGGCAAAACCCTGACGGGAACCATCACGTACGCCGGTGAAGGCCCCATCGGGTTCAAGGCCGATCAGTCCGCTGGCGGGCTCTACTCGGTGCAAAATCAATGGGGAGGGGCCTCCGCTGCCTGGCAACAGGGAGGGGCCTGGGCCATTGGCGCGCGGCAGAATCAGGGCGTCGTCGCCATCAAAGCCACCTCCACCGATGGGGGCAAAACCCTGACGGGGACCATGACCTATTCGGGAGAAGGGGCCATTGGCTTCAAGGCGACCTTGTCTGGCGACAACACCTATGCGGTGCAGAACCAGTGGGGAGGCCCCTCTGCCCCCTGGCAGCCCGGAGGCCAGTGGATCCTCGGTGCCCGGAAGGGCCAGGGCGTCGTCGCCATCGACGTCACCTCGAACGACGGCGGGAAGACCTTGTCGGGGACCATGACGTACGCCGGTGAAGGCCCCATCGGCTTCCGCGGCAACCTGAACTGA
- a CDS encoding M17 family peptidase N-terminal domain-containing protein, with the protein MRLTLKQDLFTLGVAFTLAAPWPGFGAGATSPEKRFETPVGIALSVKQIGPVTQTTDLQIICVLKHDPAGDPYIEAMQDFNDKQGGLLSSLRERGEFVGELGETLLYTPPPRSITPKRVLLIGIGDAKELSLDRLRLVGRIALREAVRLGVKHVSFAPTLRDQGSSVIDVGEGDAAVVEQMLLAYDTEKRLQQQGLAPKLRLSSWVIEAGPKYFEGVNTHVGDAVKAAGEQIQKRDSKPYVNAAPAAAK; encoded by the coding sequence ATGCGCCTCACGTTGAAGCAGGATCTGTTCACCCTCGGTGTTGCCTTCACCCTCGCCGCGCCGTGGCCGGGTTTCGGCGCCGGTGCCACGTCGCCCGAGAAGCGCTTCGAGACCCCCGTGGGGATCGCGCTATCGGTCAAGCAGATCGGCCCCGTCACCCAGACCACCGATCTGCAAATCATCTGTGTGTTGAAACATGATCCCGCAGGTGACCCGTACATCGAGGCGATGCAGGACTTCAATGACAAGCAAGGTGGACTGCTCTCATCCTTGCGTGAGCGCGGCGAGTTCGTGGGAGAGCTGGGCGAGACCCTGCTCTACACGCCACCTCCCCGGTCTATTACCCCGAAGCGGGTGCTGTTGATTGGCATTGGAGATGCCAAGGAACTGTCCCTGGACCGGCTGCGCCTCGTGGGCCGGATCGCACTGCGCGAGGCCGTGCGCCTGGGGGTGAAGCACGTCTCGTTCGCGCCGACGTTGCGCGATCAGGGGAGCAGTGTCATCGACGTGGGCGAGGGGGATGCGGCAGTGGTGGAGCAGATGCTGCTGGCCTACGACACGGAGAAGCGGTTGCAGCAACAGGGGCTGGCGCCCAAGCTCCGTCTCTCGTCCTGGGTCATCGAGGCAGGTCCGAAATACTTCGAGGGCGTCAACACCCATGTGGGCGATGCCGTCAAGGCGGCCGGCGAGCAGATCCAGAAGCGTGACAGCAAGCCGTACGTGAACGCGGCCCCCGCTGCGGCAAAGTGA
- a CDS encoding DNA/RNA non-specific endonuclease encodes MPPRVVTFNRRISRGAPQLRTIKGFTLPDVQITLEDPPVGRGWGARPLRAEAVLMPTVPSPRPATPDPIAQWLPQGVPDVDKGHLIALELGGPNVAENVAPQWGFWQENGRWRKMERRLKSLLDTFLGAPPVQFIYMTVEVVYKDTPSRTGWGFPKQFFVTAQVCDEKGTKQDSYVYFESQKMDRLLFEGVPDAWDKNVVPGIFPAKWTL; translated from the coding sequence ATGCCCCCCCGAGTCGTCACGTTCAACCGCCGCATCTCGCGCGGAGCTCCGCAGCTCAGGACCATCAAGGGCTTCACGCTCCCGGACGTCCAAATCACCCTTGAGGACCCGCCAGTGGGTCGAGGGTGGGGGGCGCGTCCCCTGAGGGCAGAGGCCGTGCTGATGCCGACAGTCCCCAGTCCCCGCCCCGCCACTCCGGACCCGATTGCCCAGTGGCTTCCCCAGGGAGTCCCGGACGTCGACAAGGGTCACCTCATCGCCCTGGAGCTGGGGGGGCCCAACGTCGCGGAGAACGTCGCGCCACAGTGGGGCTTCTGGCAGGAGAATGGCCGCTGGCGGAAGATGGAGCGGCGCCTCAAATCTCTCCTCGACACCTTCCTGGGCGCGCCCCCTGTCCAGTTCATCTACATGACCGTCGAGGTCGTCTACAAAGACACCCCCTCACGGACGGGCTGGGGCTTTCCCAAACAATTCTTCGTCACCGCGCAGGTGTGTGACGAGAAAGGCACCAAGCAGGACTCCTACGTCTACTTCGAGAGCCAGAAGATGGATCGCCTGCTCTTCGAGGGTGTTCCCGATGCCTGGGACAAGAACGTCGTGCCGGGAATCTTCCCCGCCAAGTGGACGCTCTGA
- the xerD gene encoding site-specific tyrosine recombinase XerD has translation MEGFLDSFIAFIRAERGLSGKTVDAYAADLTVYFEDLRARGVLDVARVKQEDVTAHLMQLGARGLSKRSQARHLAAVRGFHRFLIAEKHAEKDPTEDLDTPRSARKLPSFLTLEEVEQLLAAPDERHPTGMRDKAMLELLYATGLRVSELCSLGINDVQLGAGYLVAKGKGSKERVVPVGSVAVEKVQAYLGGPRQHMLGKRQSRSLFITPRGGAFTRQGFWKLLKRYALKAGIRKPISPHKLRHSFATHLVERGADLRAVQAMLGHADLATTQIYTHVNSARLRAVYDEHHPRSETAAPPRPKRRKV, from the coding sequence ATGGAAGGGTTCCTGGACTCGTTCATCGCCTTCATCCGCGCGGAGCGGGGGCTGTCCGGCAAGACGGTGGATGCGTATGCCGCGGACCTCACGGTCTACTTCGAGGACCTGCGCGCGCGCGGGGTGCTCGACGTGGCCCGGGTGAAGCAGGAGGACGTGACGGCGCACCTGATGCAGTTGGGGGCACGCGGACTGTCCAAGCGCAGCCAGGCGCGGCACCTGGCGGCCGTGCGCGGCTTCCACCGGTTCCTGATCGCCGAGAAGCACGCGGAGAAGGATCCCACCGAGGACCTGGACACGCCGCGCTCGGCGCGCAAGCTGCCGAGCTTCCTCACGCTGGAGGAAGTGGAGCAACTGCTGGCCGCCCCGGACGAGCGCCACCCCACGGGCATGCGGGACAAGGCGATGCTGGAGCTGCTGTACGCCACCGGCCTGCGCGTGAGCGAGCTGTGCTCGCTGGGCATCAACGACGTGCAGTTGGGGGCGGGCTACCTGGTGGCGAAGGGGAAGGGGAGCAAGGAGCGCGTCGTCCCGGTGGGCAGCGTGGCCGTGGAGAAGGTGCAGGCCTACCTGGGGGGGCCGAGGCAGCACATGCTGGGCAAACGCCAATCCCGCTCGCTCTTCATCACCCCCCGGGGAGGGGCCTTCACCCGTCAGGGCTTCTGGAAGCTCCTCAAGCGCTATGCCCTCAAGGCGGGCATTCGCAAGCCCATCTCCCCGCACAAGCTGCGCCACTCCTTCGCAACCCACTTGGTGGAGCGAGGGGCGGACCTGCGCGCCGTCCAGGCCATGCTCGGCCATGCGGACTTGGCCACCACGCAGATCTACACCCACGTCAACAGCGCCCGGCTGCGCGCCGTCTACGACGAGCACCACCCGCGCAGCGAGACCGCCGCTCCCCCCCGTCCCAAGCGGCGCAAGGTATAG
- a CDS encoding L-threonylcarbamoyladenylate synthase produces MSAPILEVDLHNPQPRHVSRAVEVLSRGGLVAYPTDTYYGLGCDLTAKKTIERLYQLKGRDKKKPLSILCPDLSDVAKYAHVSNFAYRTMKGLTPGAFTFILEATRIVPDMMMSKQKQVGIRVPDAPLARALAAGLGRPLVTTSASDEEGEPLIDARDIKERLGHGLELILDGGVTLMEPSTVVSLIGDSIEILRQGKGQLDA; encoded by the coding sequence ATGTCGGCACCCATTCTCGAGGTCGATCTCCACAATCCCCAACCCCGCCACGTGAGCCGGGCCGTGGAGGTGCTGTCTCGCGGGGGGCTCGTCGCCTATCCCACGGACACCTACTACGGCCTGGGGTGCGATTTGACGGCGAAGAAGACCATCGAGCGGCTGTACCAGCTCAAGGGCCGGGACAAGAAGAAGCCGCTGTCGATCCTCTGTCCGGACCTGTCGGACGTGGCGAAGTACGCGCATGTGAGCAACTTCGCCTACCGCACCATGAAGGGACTGACGCCGGGGGCCTTCACCTTCATCCTCGAGGCCACGCGGATCGTCCCGGACATGATGATGTCGAAGCAGAAGCAGGTGGGCATCCGCGTGCCGGACGCTCCGCTGGCGCGCGCGCTCGCGGCGGGCCTCGGCCGGCCGCTCGTCACCACCTCCGCCAGTGACGAGGAGGGCGAGCCGCTCATCGACGCCCGGGACATCAAGGAGCGGCTGGGACACGGGTTGGAGCTCATCCTGGATGGGGGCGTGACGTTGATGGAGCCCTCCACCGTGGTGTCGCTCATCGGAGACTCAATCGAGATTCTCCGCCAGGGCAAGGGCCAGCTGGACGCCTGA
- a CDS encoding cation:proton antiporter has product MIGAIIRLALLVMLLAGISRAQLWRVDSGTPVLLAAGALLLCGLFAGKVAKGVGLPRLTGYLLVGVAVGPYAMGFIPGEGVKGLELVKGLAVSLIALVAGTELHLGLIRRVGAKVAVLCATVCGITFGVCFAAIFALKPVLPFLTPMTVPQALAVSALVSTVVVSFSPTVTIAIVQETSARGPFTEFLMALVIIGDLFVMVAFALAAGVTRASFGGGFDVGGLLSGVGWELFGSVGVGAVLALGMLVYMRRVNRELPLFLVGICFAAAEGGTRLHLSPLLVALAAGALIANLDERQSQNIHHAIQFAGLPVFALFFAAAGAGLKLDTLMTVGPAALLLVVLRAVAILLACRRFAPAEDPRLRRYLWMGLISQAGVTFGLAALVSRTFPDFGPQVEVLIVAMITTHELVGPVLTRRALERSGETRGDERPRTA; this is encoded by the coding sequence ATGATCGGCGCCATCATCCGGCTGGCGCTCTTGGTGATGCTCCTTGCGGGCATCTCCCGCGCCCAGCTCTGGCGCGTGGACTCGGGCACGCCCGTGCTGCTGGCCGCGGGGGCGTTGCTGCTGTGCGGGCTGTTCGCCGGCAAGGTGGCCAAGGGGGTCGGGCTGCCGCGCCTGACGGGCTACCTGCTGGTGGGGGTGGCGGTGGGGCCCTATGCCATGGGCTTCATCCCGGGCGAGGGCGTGAAGGGGCTGGAACTGGTGAAGGGGCTGGCGGTGAGCCTGATCGCGCTGGTGGCCGGCACGGAGCTGCACCTGGGGCTCATCCGCCGGGTGGGCGCCAAGGTGGCCGTGCTGTGCGCCACGGTGTGCGGCATCACCTTCGGGGTGTGCTTCGCGGCGATCTTCGCCCTGAAGCCGGTGCTGCCCTTCCTGACGCCCATGACGGTGCCGCAGGCGCTGGCGGTCAGCGCGCTGGTGTCCACCGTGGTGGTGTCCTTCTCTCCCACGGTGACGATCGCCATCGTGCAGGAGACCTCCGCGCGGGGCCCCTTCACCGAGTTCCTCATGGCGCTGGTCATCATCGGCGACCTGTTCGTGATGGTGGCCTTCGCGCTGGCCGCGGGCGTCACCCGCGCCAGCTTCGGGGGCGGCTTCGACGTGGGCGGGCTGCTGAGCGGGGTGGGCTGGGAGCTGTTCGGCTCGGTGGGGGTCGGGGCCGTGCTGGCGCTGGGAATGCTCGTGTACATGCGGCGGGTGAACCGAGAGCTGCCCCTGTTCCTGGTGGGCATCTGCTTCGCGGCGGCGGAAGGTGGGACGCGGCTGCACCTGTCGCCCCTGCTGGTGGCGCTGGCGGCCGGGGCGCTCATCGCCAACCTGGACGAGCGCCAGAGCCAGAACATCCACCATGCCATCCAGTTCGCGGGCCTGCCGGTGTTCGCCCTCTTCTTCGCCGCGGCCGGGGCGGGGCTGAAGCTGGACACGCTGATGACGGTGGGCCCGGCGGCGCTGCTGCTCGTGGTGCTGCGCGCGGTGGCCATCCTCCTGGCCTGCCGCCGCTTCGCGCCCGCCGAGGATCCCCGGCTGCGGCGCTACCTGTGGATGGGGCTCATCTCCCAGGCGGGTGTCACCTTCGGGCTGGCGGCACTGGTCTCCCGCACCTTCCCGGATTTCGGCCCCCAGGTGGAGGTCCTCATCGTGGCGATGATCACCACGCACGAGCTGGTAGGCCCGGTGCTCACCCGGCGCGCCCTGGAGCGCAGCGGCGAGACACGGGGAGACGAGCGCCCCAGGACAGCGTAA